CTCGTTCAACTGGAATTTAATCAAACAGTGATTTGGATGAGCTGGATAGTTatggcaatttttttaaatacaaaCGCACGAACGTAAAGCTCACCTTTTGCTGAACACCGTTAAGGAACGGTGCGGGTAGGTAGGGATAAAAGAGATCTGGTCTTCTCTGAAGAAATTCTGAATCCTTTGGAGTTATCGGTAGCGGTGGAAGGTCCAGAGACATTCGACGACCTCGGCGTGACGCTCCATTCGTCCACATATGAGTCCCCATGTGAACCTGAAATTGAAtgacgaaatatttgaaatcagatttctttcttgttttttttttttctctatttctcttcgaGTTACACTAGCTTGTGTGTTCGGCAAGGGGTAGGTTGTTGAAGCGACAGAAAAGTGAAATCAGAGGACAAGAAATAGGAAAGCTGTAataatgtgagaaaaaattctgttgCTTTTTCAGAAATACCTTGAGGTTTCCTTTTGTTGTAAATGCTTTTTGACAAACTGTACATCTGAACGGTTTATCTCCCGTATGTGTTCTCATGTGTATCTGAAGTGCCGATGACGATGAGAAGTTCTTATTGCAAACTTGGCACAAATGCTTGCTGGGCATGCCTGCGAACACACACACAGAggctaaaaaattaaaaaactcaCCAAACAAATCGTGGTACCGTTTATCAGATCCTTTACTCTCCAGCTCTGAACATTCCGGACGGTGTTCCGCTCCTCAATCATCATTTATccatattaatattatattagaATAATAAAAGCCCCATAAGCCAATCGAAATATGGTACAAATAGTGATGATATCATATATAAATTGTTAGACGCAGGGGGGTGTGTGTcgttgttagaaaaaaaattcgtaaaaaaattcataaaaaaaaaaaaaataaataattatcagtaTAAGCGAGGAAGTAATTAATGAAATCGTGTTTCGAAACTGATAAGCAAATATTATCTACTTTTCGTCGTATATAACTAACAACTGGACCGTGTATTGAGCTattatagatatgtatattaaaattaaaataaaagcgTCACTAATTCGTTtggagaaaaacgagagaaaaaggagaaaaaactcACTAGGTGGCCTTTTCGGTGCCGGAAGGTCTCCCTCGGGTGGTGACCTTTTCACCGGAACAGCAGATTCCATAGCGAGGGGTGGCATCggcgggggtggaggtggaggtggtgcTGGCGGTGGAGGTAGACTGGAATCATCGGAGCACATCGGACTCCTCGACGTCTCCAGTTCTTGCtgtaattgttgttgttgttgttgttgttgctgttgctgttgctgttgacCCGGTTGCTTACCGTCGCTGAACAGATGCGGTGGCATGTCACGTATCTTATGTGTCAACATGTGCTGCTTCATGTTACCCTGCAGatatacaaaattttctttgtttgtcttttctttctctattttctctttctgttttttttttttgcttttttttgcttttttttctatcagaaTATTAAACAAAGCTTGCGGCTAGCCGATGATTATAGCTATGGCGGTATAAATCATATTTGGTACACTTATTATACAGCGAAAACTTGAATATACGAAGCGGAAAGATGAAAAGATAAATTAAACCACGATTCCCAGCGTTAATCTACATGATTCAATCCGTAAATTGAGTCCATCCTGAATTTAAACGTCCGGTGGAATTCACGTGAAaatctttcatatttttaaaagCGATGGATAATTGCTGCGGAGTAGGTGGGAGTGGGTGACATCAACGATGGTATAAGAAAGCACGATATGAGAATGCGGTACGCCAGAATACGGAGAacatagaaaataaaacacattTCATTCGCATGCGTGAAGCAGTGAAGGTATGTAGACAATGCGGTAAACGGATACTTTCCTCTCATCGTTaactaaaaaattttattcgtttaacTCGTCCCGTACGTTCACTGCTTTCGCTCTAACGGAATAGTCGgatatgtgtttttttttttctttcttttattctctcgtacgaagaggtaaaataaaatgatgacGGTGACGGTGATGAGGAGGAAATCAAGCGAACGAGGTagtttttagatttttcgtCGGGAGAAGGTCCTTACCAGGAAGACGTGGTCCGAGGTGAGAAGCCCGAGGGCGGGGGGCAGTAGCGGGGGCAGGCGAACGGGAGCAAATGTCAGATGCCGCCCCCCTCCGGACCCAGACCGCCCCCGGTTCTTCCGTTCCTCAGGCCTCCGCCGCCTACGTTTGGACCTCTCTTGATTGCCGATAGGTGACCGTGGTCTTGGTGGTTGAAGGTGATGGTGATGGTTGTATTGGGGGTTTGTGAGAAGGTTTGTATTTGTGGTTGACGTGGTTGTcgtggtagtagtagtggtatTGGTCATATTCGTGGTTGTGATGTTGGTCAGAAAAGGGTTCCTTTGATTCGCGCTGCTGCAGGAGCAGACTTCTTCCCACGAACCGttgttctgaaatttttttaacaccaTGAGCCACACACGTTCCCAACAGAAGCCCCTACCCCCTCGCCCaccaatgaagaaaaaattaaagaacgaATCATCGAATGACTATTTACTGATAACATTATAATACCTGCATATGTCACTATAAAATTCAAGCCGCCGTACAAATATTTAATGAACTATACAGccataaataatttacatttATCACATTCcaatgaaaaacaaagttattaaataaataaatgaccaAACAAAAGGAACACGCAACACAAGAGTATCGAAGAGAAATCATAATACGATGAAGATGGAGTTTCTACTTTTCAAacgtttttttattacgtAAATTGTTAATTATCAGAATTTTTTACCTTTGTCGAAAATCCTCGATCGCAGACTGTGCATTTGAATGGTCTTTCCTTGGTATGGCTTCTATAGTGGATTTCCAGAGCCGAATTACAGGCGAATGTCTTGTAGCAGATATTGCAGGTTGTATTTCCACGTACTGtaacaaattatttcaaatttcagttATACGAGGCAAATAtcaatatattaatatatattcttaattcttattttatcttttactTAGTCTCCTtcttgctattttttttattcagaatattattgaatatttcaaattaatagaaaaacaaaaacagcaaCAGTAACAAATTCGCCCTTCCTATATTCAGTGTCCTTTCACCAGATATAGTGTTCAATcgatttatttaataataaatatatatatatgaatatgttTCTttctatataattttttgaatgttttattttcacttcgaaaaaaatcacgtgcaTACTGAATTTCTACATATGAAAGAAGAGATTTCTTCTGaacattataattttaattaccattatattaatatcattaagattatcatcattattgttattgtttatattattaacatcattattattgttgttatcattattatcattatgattattattattaattaataagcattaattattgattattttattatcatattccATCGTGATAGAAACTTCGAATTTTAATGTCTTTTATGTATTGTTACATTGAATGATGTGACTATTGTAAtcagtcaaaaaaaaaacaagaaatgcTCGATATCACCCTCGATCGTAATGAATGTAGACATTGAAATTAACGAAGTTTGTAACAACGAAAGAATTTCTCTATGAATAATGTGCATTGTATATCATATTCGtacaaaagaaacgaaacaaaaatcggAACTCATTGCTTCTGTTCGGTTTTGTTCCAGACGAATCATCAAATAAATATAGAaccaaatgaaaattatcgaaaacgaaaacggagagagagaaaaagagaaaaaaagaaactaacgtaaaaaaaaccacccttaTACGCCTACGATTTCTTTCCGTAcagttcttttcttttctcttttttttttttttgcttgcaAATTATAGCACGTaatttttacttatttcatTATGTAATAGTAAACTAATCAGGGATTAGGATCAAGCGTGGAGGCAGGTTTATACTGTACAAAGCCGTTTATTCAGAGCCGTACATATGTGGTAGTTGTTATatacgtgataaaaaaaaaaaaaaaattctagaaaaaaaaattatgtatattgtataactgaaagaaaaattgttgtaATAAAGAATTGAAATCGTTCGAGTTATGCGGCACTTTGTCGTGATATTCCATgtaacaaaattcaatttttgcagCGATAATTATAGGTCTtcactatatatataatgtgtatatatatatatatatatatatatttatatatgtatttgtttatttattaagtATACCATAATCATTCGTAATTATAtaatcatatttatttatcttttatattaacaatgatgatgatgcgatggtgatgataataattaaaatcattAACGACAAACGATAATCAAGAGTAATGATAATGGTGATGATGatagtaattataataataatagtgaaaataataataataataataagaataataataataataacaataatgataataatagtaatacaAAACAAACCTATATAACTTACAAAATGTATGTGTATGATACAAAAAAACCGGCTTCGTTTCATTCATGAAATACGTGTAATGTAACTAATTATCAAATTGAAtctataatgataatagtaataattaaaCCAGTATtatgaataatgataatagtagtAAACTAATAATTAACAAATCATTGATAATGTTAATTGCAATAATATTCCTCGCTCGTTTTCtactaataattatatatactttatgtacgtgtacataatgtataacacatatatacgcatttttctatgtacctatacatacacctatatacctaatatttattcatatatatgcatatttatgtaaatatgaaattttggCAGTGTGATAAACaagaagtaataaaaaaaaaaaaacgaaaattgcaGAATAATTAAGCAGCAcgtctttcgattttttatttcttttctcttttaattttactttacGCGATAATTAAGATCATTTTTCAGGatgaacaattaattatttgtttaataattcgatgattattattaatattattattattgggaTAAATACACCTATGTGTAATCGTGTATGcgtaatatatctatatatatataagtatatgtaaaagtaaaaagatatataggtatagacaGACAAGAAAGAGATCTAGGAGAAATAtgtagatataatataatagatATATAGAAGGATTTACATACAAagtaatatttaattattattattattattattgttattatcattagaaAGAGTTAATCAAGAGGCAGAGGGGAGTGCTGGGCCCGGCTACACCACGTTATTCTTTTGGGATTAAAAAAGTGATTAtcaaaaaaacggagaaaaaaaaaactatacaacAACCAGAcatgtgataataaataaatgaataaaaatgaaaaaaaaaaaacaaaaaaaaaacatcaacatccagaaaatttaatttgaatgTAACATTTTTTCCGAAAGGTATGTAtgggggtggaaaaattattcacatacCTACATACGAAACGTtcaaggtatacgtatatgcgtgGAGGAATTACaaacatatatgtgtatgtatactacAAATCGAAATGATGTATAAAAttacacaaattttttttccgtatctTTGTTCTCCAATTGTTAAGTATAATTTCTGTCATTCTTTGGAACCGAATCAATgaattcatttctatttttttttctcattcgcgaCAGACGTGGATCTGGGGGTCGGAAGGAGGTGCGGAGATCGGgagaaattatcaaattttttttcgtttctttcgaatcctcggtggtttgttttttggttttttggttttttttttttgtttttatttttttttcgtttcgctttaGGGATGCCGCGGGAGGGTGTAGCGGGAACCCTGGCTCGCCCTGCTGCTAGCAGCGCCTACCTGCTGGCCCTCCGACAGCTAGGCCGAGCGGGTTGTAGGTGGATGTTGCAGCTAGGACTGCGGATGTTGTTAAAGAAGCCAACGGACCGCTGCTACCGGAACCGCTGCTACCGCCGTTTCCGTTACCGGGAGCGTTGTTACTTATCGTCGACGGTATACTGTTCACACCTGCGACACTACCCATCGAACTACTGGTCGACGGCGGGGATGAGACTGCCTGTAAAATTCCGGCGAACATCCCGAAGGGATGAGGGGGCGGTGGGGGATGATGAGAAATCGGACCGATCTGTTGTTGCGACGAAGGCGGAGGTGTGGCCGAGGGTGTCGAGGTCGATGTGTCAGCCGGTGTCGATGACGCCCTCGGCGTTAAATCCAGAGGTGCACCGACGCCGCCACCGATGACATTACTTCCGGTAGCTGGTCCGCTCATACCGCACGGCGGACTGATCGTTTTGTCGTTTCCGTTGTAATGGTGAGGCGTTATCGGCGGCGAGGCGGCGACATTTATTCGCGGAATGGTCAGAGGGGTCGTCGTACTAGCGCACGTCGTCGTTATGGTTCTGACTTGGTTCTCGAGGGCCGCCAACGAGGTGGAGAACAACGGTATCGAAGAATGTCTCAACGACCTACGATCGATCTCCTCCTGAATGTCGTCAATGTCCTCGCCGTCGGCACTCTGTCTCTCTCGAACGTCGTCGCAACGATCATCATCGTCCCttatgtcgtcgtcgtcgtcctgaTCATCCATGTCGTCCCCCTGATCGTCGAGGTATCTGtcttgttgctgttgctgttgctgttgttgttgttgttgttggagatgatggtggtgatggtggtggtggaggtgGTGTCTCAACTCTTTGCCGTCCAGGTGATTGTCGGTACGGTCCGCGACGTGCTGTTGCCTCGCCGTTGGAAAGCCCAAAGCGAAACCTGCCCCCGCCGCGGGATGGAGGGAGGGAAAACCCTGGGGTAGGAACGAGGCCAACGGGTGGTGAGGGTAACCTGGTGGAAATTCGTTAACTTCAGCCGCTTGAATCTGCTCGGGACTAAGATCGGTCGGTTCACCGGTGTGAAGTCTGATGTGCTGCTGAAGTACGAGAGCGTTCGTAAATTTCTTATGACAAACCGGACACTGGTGAAGCACCCTTAACGGCGGTTTCGCCCTATGTACGCCCATGTGCGTCTTTAAATTACCTTTAGTCGTGAACGCCCTACCGCATATCTTACACTTGAACGGTCGTTCGCCCGTGTGCGTTCTGTAATGCATTTGAAGGGCGCTCTTACACGATAAAACCCTGTGACAGATAACGCATTGATTGGGATCCGTCAGTTTGTGCTCGATATTATCGACCAATTGCTGAAGTTTCGACGTCTCGGAGGTCTTCGTTATTTCTATCAGACTCTCCCACGAGTTGTCGTTACTTCCCGGCCTAGGCAATAGGCTCGAATATATCGCCGGGTCCCTCGCGGGGTCCACCATCATCTCACCTGACGGTCCGGTCGGAGTCGGAGGACCCTGCACCGATGACTGATGATGGGTTAATTGGTGGTGGGACGGGGGTCCGGTGGGGAATAAAATCCCGGCGAACGACGTCTGGAGACTTCCGCTACTGGCGCTACTGCTGGCCGGCGAAGCGCCCGGGTATCCCATCGACTGCTGGGGATGACGTCCGCTCGCCCCTCTGCTCGACAAATTCTCCGGTTGTTCCTCCATCTCCTCGTCGCCCTCCATGTCGCCGTCACCCTCCAATCTACCGCTCATCTTACTGTCCATGCTACAGTCCTCGTAAGCCTGATTGCGGAGGTTCGTCGGATTGGCGGATGACTGCGGCGAGGCGCACAGGTAACGTCTCGTCTCTTCGTAATCGTCGATCTCCTCCTCGGCGGTCTCCTCGGCCTCTTCCGGTTCCCTTTTGGGAGTTACGCGATCGCCCGAGCCGGTCTCATCTCTACTGGACGGCCTCGCCGGCCGGTAGGATTCAGAGGGCGATCGATCCCGCGTCGTCGGTGACCTCGCCGTATCGTTGAGTCTCAGCGTTTGCTCGTGGATCGTCGGACTACCCTGACGCTGTTGATGTTGTTTCTGGAGCGAGGGCGCCGCGTGCGGCGGTGTCGGTTGATCGTGAAAGGAATGATGCGAGTTCGAGTGAGTTACGGGTGACCTTGGGGACGGGGTTGATATCGCAGCGCCGAGGGGCTTGCTCAGATTCTCCGGTACGTCCTGCTCGTCCCTGCAGTGGTTGACCGGGACCGGGGTTCGGTAAAGGGGCGGCATACCGGGTAGGGCGAGGGTCAGAGGTAGGGGCGGTTGGGGCGGAAGGAATCCGTGCGCGGCAGCTGGATGAAATGGGGGGTGATGGGGTCCCGCGGGCGGCGGAGGGGAGTTCAACGGTCGCTGACCGGTGGCGGCCAATTGTTGGAGCAAGGGCGGATGGTACTTGTCGAGGTGCTCGGGTATTGGGTTCGGGTTCATTTTAACGTGGGGAAACTTGGCCGTGTGCCTCTGGAAGTGAACCTTGAGGTTTCCTTTGGTGGTGAATCGGCTTCCGCAGACGTTGCATTTAAAGGGTCGCTCACCTGTGTGTGATCGGATGTGTATCTGGAGTGCCGAGTCGCTGCCAAAGACCTTGCCGCAGTATCGACATCGGTGCTTGAAGAACGGCTCGCCCCTACCGCCCCCCGATTTAGAATCGTAAGGAGATAGTCTCGATCCCTTTCCGCTCCTGAACGCGAGCTCGTCGGCGAGGTTGTTGGCCAGAAGGCCCTGGCTCGCGTTGTCCAGTACTTCCTGCGCTCTTTTCTGTAGCATTTCGAGGGTGTTCGGTTCGTGAAGCGGCGGGGGGTCGGTGTTGGTGATGATGGTTGAGGCGAGCGAGGAACTGATAGAGCAAAGCGACGGCATTTGATGCGATAACGACATGTGGCTGTTGTTGCTGCCGTTGACGTGCTGGCTCGCGGCGTTCGTTTGACTCTGCGATCCGTTCCCGGTGACGTTTACGCCGTGGATCGTGTTACCGCCGACGTTCATACCCGGCGCAGACGCGGGTATCGGCAGACCGATCGGCGAATTGCTCGTCGGCGGCACCGAGATGTTGTCCTGGGAGATGCTGACGGGCGTTGACGGGCAGGGTGACGTGGTCTGCCGGTGATGACTCGGGGGTCTGGAAGGAGGTGGTGACGTCAGGGCGGAAAGGGGTTTCGGATGAACGCTCGGCGACGTCGATCCCTCCTTGCTCATTTCCGTTTGAACAACGTTCGCGGCGTCGTTTCCGCACTGCGTCGCGGCggacgcggcggcggcgacgacCGCGGTACCGTTCGGGTTGCTCGGCGTTTGGTTGTGGGTTATCGAGAGCTGCTGTTGCAATTGGCTTATCAGTTGGAGTTGGAACACCTGCTGATGTTGAAGGGTGTACAATGTGCTTTGTAGCAGCGCTAAGTCCTGAAGAGCCGCTTCGCTGTCGGCTCCGCCCGCGAGGGCCGTTGCCGCGAATTGCGCCACGGCAACTTTCGTGTTCTGGAGCGCTTCGAGGGTAACGTGACTCGCACCAGCGGGGGGAAACACCCCCGTCGACGGCGGTCCGCCCCCATCGACGAAGCTGTTATTGTTCTCAGCGTCCTGCCGATGTCGAATCTGTTTGCGCGTAccctcttcctcctcgtcctcgtcattttcgtcaatgtTATCGGCTTCGACTCCGTCGTCGTAGTCCTCCTCCATCGGAAGGTCCTCACCCTGAACCCTCTCGTCTCTATCCTCATCATCCCCGTGGTGAGAGCGTGCCGATGTGAGGTCCACAGCCTCATCACCGATCCCACCCCCACCCACACCGCCCCCGCCGCTTTCCTCTCCATCGGATCCGGAATCGTTGATCCCCTCTTCTGAAACCACAAATCGTTTTCGAAAGTTAGTAAAACAGTTTTCTGCAATACGCATCGTTGGCAATGAAGAATTAATGTTAGCTAACGGTTGTTTGTGCATGTTTCTCGTTACTAACTGCGGATACCGAAGGTTGTAACGTTACCAACACGAGTGTGGTAAGAGAGGGGTTGATCGGTAAAAACGGTAGCTGTTTAAGAATATCGTATCGTTGATAATTTTAGtggtacgaaatttttcaaggcgCTTCTGCGCttcgtattttatttgcatttatttatttttcttaacaAATATAGGTACCATGGCCCGTTGGATTTAATATTCTAGTTCATATTGTGATTGACCTCTTTTAGTATTCAACGAATTTCGAATTCGTCTCGGGGTCCCATCGAAGCCGCTTGTTTCGCGACGCATAATTCTTACATCGATAGTTTTATAaacgtgcatatatatatatatacattaagCAAGAGCTTTGTTTCCCGtatcatatgtataacatataCCGCATAAACGATTCACTTTATATACTTTATTGAAATTTCGGTTTCGGTAAACTGATTATTAAACGTCtagacgaatttttttcagactgacataataattcaatttattttcttttatatttataatcgttgtcgttgtaaattgtttttttttttttttctttctttttcgactccttttatttcgcaaaattagaaaacaatcGCGATGACGATTCTTCGGGTTCGATTAGATGCGAATCACGAAATTCTGTTATAAcaagaatttcaattatatttattgtcgAATATAAAATAGGACTCGAAGATTTATGAAActcatacataatatacatgtataaggtatagatttttattccatagAAATCCACTCCCGGTTATTACATATCCATAATTGTACCACATGTACAACGATATTACACGCTgtcaatgataaaataataaaaaagagagagaaaaaaaaagtaaaaaaaatatggccATCACGAGGGCCATCGTATATATTCTTCGGCACGTGCCTGTTGCTTAATGAGCGGCACAAAGACAccgaataaattgaataaagacgaacattgttgttattaatgAGTCAGGCGCGGTATCCGCTAACGAAAAActtcataaatatataataatatctatgGAGACATAACGTGTCAAATATTATTTAgctgtatgtgtgtgtgtgtgtgtgtgtgtgtgtgtggtaaagaaaaagaaataaatgatataataataatgacattATTTATTCTAACTATCGTAGTATAatgatcaaataaaaattttcgaatctataCGAAATTACGGAATTATGTAAAATccgatattatgtatacataattattatttaattatgaCACCGCTGAACAAATCGATTATTACAATCTCAATCtgatcaaata
This region of Athalia rosae chromosome 7, iyAthRosa1.1, whole genome shotgun sequence genomic DNA includes:
- the LOC105687921 gene encoding homeotic protein spalt-major isoform X4, which translates into the protein MQLMRWSITRRLARRGDKQRSREASLSAEFCSDHPANSTTDFTEEGINDSGSDGEESGGGGVGGGGIGDEAVDLTSARSHHGDDEDRDERVQGEDLPMEEDYDDGVEADNIDENDEDEEEEGTRKQIRHRQDAENNNSFVDGGGPPSTGVFPPAGASHVTLEALQNTKVAVAQFAATALAGGADSEAALQDLALLQSTLYTLQHQQVFQLQLISQLQQQLSITHNQTPSNPNGTAVVAAAASAATQCGNDAANVVQTEMSKEGSTSPSVHPKPLSALTSPPPSRPPSHHRQTTSPCPSTPVSISQDNISVPPTSNSPIGLPIPASAPGMNVGGNTIHGVNVTGNGSQSQTNAASQHVNGSNNSHMSLSHQMPSLCSISSSLASTIITNTDPPPLHEPNTLEMLQKRAQEVLDNASQGLLANNLADELAFRSGKGSRLSPYDSKSGGGRGEPFFKHRCRYCGKVFGSDSALQIHIRSHTGERPFKCNVCGSRFTTKGNLKVHFQRHTAKFPHVKMNPNPIPEHLDKYHPPLLQQLAATGQRPLNSPPPPAGPHHPPFHPAAAHGFLPPQPPLPLTLALPGMPPLYRTPVPVNHCRDEQDVPENLSKPLGAAISTPSPRSPVTHSNSHHSFHDQPTPPHAAPSLQKQHQQRQGSPTIHEQTLRLNDTARSPTTRDRSPSESYRPARPSSRDETGSGDRVTPKREPEEAEETAEEEIDDYEETRRYLCASPQSSANPTNLRNQAYEDCSMDSKMSGRLEGDGDMEGDEEMEEQPENLSSRGASGRHPQQSMGYPGASPASSSASSGSLQTSFAGILFPTGPPSHHQLTHHQSSVQGPPTPTGPSGEMMVDPARDPAIYSSLLPRPGSNDNSWESLIEITKTSETSKLQQLVDNIEHKLTDPNQCVICHRVLSCKSALQMHYRTHTGERPFKCKICGRAFTTKGNLKTHMGVHRAKPPLRVLHQCPVCHKKFTNALVLQQHIRLHTGEPTDLSPEQIQAAEVNEFPPGYPHHPLASFLPQGFPSLHPAAGAGFALGFPTARQQHVADRTDNHLDGKELRHHLHHHHHHHHLQQQQQQQQQQQQQDRYLDDQGDDMDDQDDDDDIRDDDDRCDDVRERQSADGEDIDDIQEEIDRRSLRHSSIPLFSTSLAALENQVRTITTTCASTTTPLTIPRINVAASPPITPHHYNGNDKTISPPCGMSGPATGSNVIGGGVGAPLDLTPRASSTPADTSTSTPSATPPPSSQQQIGPISHHPPPPPHPFGMFAGILQAVSSPPSTSSSMGSVAGVNSIPSTISNNAPGNGNGGSSGSGSSGPLASLTTSAVLAATSTYNPLGLAVGGPAVRGNTTCNICYKTFACNSALEIHYRSHTKERPFKCTVCDRGFSTKNNGSWEEVCSCSSANQRNPFLTNITTTNMTNTTTTTTTTTSTTNTNLLTNPQYNHHHHLQPPRPRSPIGNQERSKRRRRRPEERKNRGRSGSGGGRHLTFAPVRLPPLLPPALGLLTSDHVFLGNMKQHMLTHKIRDMPPHLFSDGKQPGQQQQQQQQQQQQQQLQQELETSRSPMCSDDSSLPPPPAPPPPPPPPMPPLAMESAVPVKRSPPEGDLPAPKRPPSSHGDSYVDEWSVTPRSSNVSGPSTATDNSKGFRISSEKTRSLLSLPTRTVP
- the LOC105687921 gene encoding homeotic protein spalt-major isoform X3, which translates into the protein MQLMRWSITRRLARRGDKQRSREASLSAEFCSDHPANSTTDFTEEGINDSGSDGEESGGGGVGGGGIGDEAVDLTSARSHHGDDEDRDERVQGEDLPMEEDYDDGVEADNIDENDEDEEEEGTRKQIRHRQDAENNNSFVDGGGPPSTGVFPPAGASHVTLEALQNTKVAVAQFAATALAGGADSEAALQDLALLQSTLYTLQHQQVFQLQLISQLQQQLSITHNQTPSNPNGTAVVAAAASAATQCGNDAANVVQTEMSKEGSTSPSVHPKPLSALTSPPPSRPPSHHRQTTSPCPSTPVSISQDNISVPPTSNSPIGLPIPASAPGMNVGGNTIHGVNVTGNGSQSQTNAASQHVNGSNNSHMSLSHQMPSLCSISSSLASTIITNTDPPPLHEPNTLEMLQKRAQEVLDNASQGLLANNLADELAFRSGKGSRLSPYDSKSGGGRGEPFFKHRCRYCGKVFGSDSALQIHIRSHTGERPFKCNVCGSRFTTKGNLKVHFQRHTAKFPHVKMNPNPIPEHLDKYHPPLLQQLAATGQRPLNSPPPPAGPHHPPFHPAAAHGFLPPQPPLPLTLALPGMPPLYRTPVPVNHCRDEQDVPENLSKPLGAAISTPSPRSPVTHSNSHHSFHDQPTPPHAAPSLQKQHQQRQGSPTIHEQTLRLNDTARSPTTRDRSPSESYRPARPSSRDETGSGDRVTPKREPEEAEETAEEEIDDYEETRRYLCASPQSSANPTNLRNQAYEDCSMDSKMSGRLEGDGDMEGDEEMEEQPENLSSRGASGRHPQQSMGYPGASPASSSASSGSLQTSFAGILFPTGPPSHHQLTHHQSSVQGPPTPTGPSGEMMVDPARDPAIYSSLLPRPGSNDNSWESLIEITKTSETSKLQQLVDNIEHKLTDPNQCVICHRVLSCKSALQMHYRTHTGERPFKCKICGRAFTTKGNLKTHMGVHRAKPPLRVLHQCPVCHKKFTNALVLQQHIRLHTGEPTDLSPEQIQAAEVNEFPPGYPHHPLASFLPQGFPSLHPAAGAGFALGFPTARQQHVADRTDNHLDGKELRHHLHHHHHHHHLQQQQQQQQQQQQQDRYLDDQGDDMDDQDDDDDIRDDDDRCDDVRERQSADGEDIDDIQEEIDRRSLRHSSIPLFSTSLAALENQVRTITTTCASTTTPLTIPRINVAASPPITPHHYNGNDKTISPPCGMSGPATGSNVIGGGVGAPLDLTPRASSTPADTSTSTPSATPPPSSQQQIGPISHHPPPPPHPFGMFAGILQAVSSPPSTSSSMGSVAGVNSIPSTISNNAPGNGNGGSSGSGSSGPLASLTTSAVLAATSTYNPLGLAVGGPAVRGNTTCNICYKTFACNSALEIHYRSHTKERPFKCTVCDRGFSTKGNMKQHMLTHKIRDMPPHLFSDGKQPGQQQQQQQQQQQQQQLQQELETSRSPMCSDDSSLPPPPAPPPPPPPPMPPLAMESAVPVKRSPPEGDLPAPKRPPSMPSKHLCQVCNKNFSSSSALQIHMRTHTGDKPFRCTVCQKAFTTKGNLKVHMGTHMWTNGASRRGRRMSLDLPPLPITPKDSEFLQRRPDLFYPYLPAPFLNGVQQKLNEISVIQSSNGLPPHPGGANKYAGLFGSVYGAGFPLEKQPMAPSNGPLGDGKSSLPTGSMLFRTPSPSHSPGTPSSNTGNQNSASVPAWGTGGIGGGNGSGDTLQRHFERDAPSRSDDDSTPSAARLPPPPPPRGEGLAA